From the genome of Abyssicoccus albus, one region includes:
- a CDS encoding Na+/H+ antiporter subunit E, protein MAIQILINVLLALLWMFINNSFQVSSFLFGYILGLFTVYIMRKFLPEEFYLKRVIKILKLVYVFAVELFKANLSVLKIVMKPQIDIEPAFFAYPTELEKDWQITLLSSLITLTPGTVVVAVSHDQRTLYVHAIDTKDVDESIHGIKRSFEKMIKEVSER, encoded by the coding sequence ATGGCAATACAGATTCTCATTAACGTCTTACTGGCATTGCTATGGATGTTTATTAACAACTCATTCCAAGTCTCCTCGTTTTTATTCGGGTATATACTAGGACTATTTACCGTATACATCATGCGTAAATTTTTACCTGAAGAGTTTTATTTAAAACGCGTCATTAAAATATTAAAGCTTGTTTATGTATTTGCTGTCGAACTATTTAAAGCAAATCTGTCGGTATTAAAGATTGTAATGAAGCCACAGATTGATATAGAGCCGGCATTCTTTGCTTATCCGACAGAGCTTGAAAAAGATTGGCAAATTACTTTATTATCATCATTGATTACATTAACACCCGGGACTGTCGTTGTCGCTGTCAGCCATGATCAACGTACACTTTATGTACATGCAATTGATACAAAAGATGTTGACGAATCGATACATGGAATTAAACGTTCTTTCGAAAAAATGATCAAAGAGGTGAGTGAAAGATGA
- the mnhG gene encoding monovalent cation/H(+) antiporter subunit G — MNDLIQNIAISFIMVLILIGALLSLVSTIGLLRLPDVYTRTHAASKASTLGVMMMMFGTFLYFWIVKGHFNAELFLAVLFIFITAPVGAHLITRSAYYYGVEPSKSTSHDDLKETNVDQS, encoded by the coding sequence ATGAACGATCTAATTCAGAACATCGCGATTAGTTTTATCATGGTCTTAATATTAATTGGTGCTTTACTAAGTCTCGTATCAACGATAGGTCTATTAAGACTGCCAGATGTTTATACTCGTACCCATGCAGCATCTAAAGCATCTACTCTAGGTGTAATGATGATGATGTTTGGTACTTTTCTCTACTTTTGGATTGTCAAAGGGCATTTTAACGCTGAGCTATTCTTAGCGGTACTATTCATATTTATTACAGCTCCTGTTGGTGCTCATTTAATTACGAGAAGTGCTTATTATTACGGCGTTGAACCGAGTAAAAGTACGTCTCATGATGACCTTAAAGAGACTAACGTCGATCAATCATAA
- a CDS encoding NAD(P)/FAD-dependent oxidoreductase, which produces MKRLLLLGGGYGNMRIMHKLLPNTLPKDYEIILVDEKPFHGLKTEYYALAAGTKSDKEVRMSFPEHERLSYVYGEVSNIDLDKQLVTVGENQVDYDILVIGLGSEDKFHNVPGAKEYSYTIQRMNNARRTLKMTAELPSGSTVGVVGAGLSGIEIASELRESRKDINIKLFDRGERILPDFPARLSKYVERWFIENNVEVIPHSNITKVDQNKLYNNEEAIKVDASIWTAGIQPVEVVRSLDIEKAKSGRIKVNQYHQIPTDEKVYIVGDCADLPFPPTAQTAELQAEQIVDVFKYTWADKELPGTMPSLKVQGMIGSLGSKEGFAYIKETTVTGRIARILKSGVLWMYKLNAK; this is translated from the coding sequence ATGAAACGCTTACTTTTACTTGGTGGTGGCTACGGTAATATGCGTATTATGCATAAATTATTACCAAATACATTACCTAAAGATTATGAAATTATTTTGGTCGATGAGAAGCCTTTTCATGGCTTGAAAACAGAATATTATGCACTTGCTGCAGGTACAAAATCTGACAAAGAAGTGAGAATGAGTTTTCCAGAACATGAGCGCTTAAGCTATGTATATGGTGAAGTATCTAATATTGACTTAGACAAACAACTTGTAACCGTTGGTGAAAATCAAGTCGATTATGATATTTTAGTCATTGGTCTTGGTTCTGAAGATAAGTTCCATAACGTACCTGGTGCAAAAGAATATTCTTATACAATTCAACGTATGAATAATGCACGCCGTACACTAAAAATGACGGCTGAATTACCATCAGGTTCAACTGTAGGTGTCGTTGGTGCTGGATTAAGCGGCATAGAAATTGCGAGCGAACTACGTGAAAGTCGTAAAGACATCAACATTAAATTATTCGACCGTGGTGAACGCATCTTACCAGACTTCCCTGCTCGATTGAGTAAATACGTCGAACGTTGGTTTATTGAAAACAATGTTGAAGTCATCCCCCATTCTAATATTACTAAAGTCGATCAAAACAAATTGTACAATAATGAAGAAGCAATTAAAGTCGACGCTTCGATTTGGACTGCCGGAATTCAACCCGTTGAGGTTGTACGAAGTCTTGACATAGAAAAAGCAAAAAGTGGTCGAATCAAAGTCAATCAATACCATCAAATTCCTACGGATGAAAAAGTGTATATTGTTGGAGATTGTGCCGATTTACCATTCCCACCAACGGCCCAAACTGCCGAATTACAAGCAGAACAAATTGTAGATGTATTTAAATATACATGGGCAGACAAAGAATTACCAGGTACGATGCCAAGTCTAAAAGTACAAGGGATGATCGGTTCTCTAGGAAGTAAAGAAGGCTTCGCATACATTAAAGAAACAACCGTAACAGGTCGTATTGCTAGAATTTTAAAATCGGGCGTCTTATGGATGTACAAATTGAATGCTAAATAA
- a CDS encoding NAD(P)/FAD-dependent oxidoreductase: protein MGFERKKILVLGAGYAGLQTVVKLQKLVSVQDCEITLINKNSYHYESTWLHETAAGTINYEQGIYPITSVIDASKVKFVPAEVTAIDKDNQTVNTTQGEFSFDYLVMALGFESETFGITGMDEHAMSITNVESARKIKQHIEERFAHYSESEVKDPNDLKIIVGGAGFTGVELLGELAERVPELCSQYNVNAEDVKLICIEAAPKMLPMFSEELVNYAVNALESKGVEFKLATPIVAANEQGFVVKENDEEKTIEANTAIWTAGVRGNALMDTSFDGVKRGRIIVEDDLSIEGYPNIFVIGDCSAVMNGEGENARPYPTTAQIAMQQGDHLAKNLKAVLDGDKTSKFNYDEKGTVCSLGPNDAVGHVMGKDLQGKKASFMKKVIDTRAIYKIGGPLLAYKKGKVL, encoded by the coding sequence ATGGGATTCGAACGAAAAAAAATATTAGTACTTGGTGCGGGATATGCTGGATTACAAACCGTTGTGAAATTACAAAAATTAGTATCAGTTCAAGATTGTGAGATTACATTAATTAATAAAAATTCATACCATTATGAATCAACGTGGTTGCATGAAACAGCTGCAGGAACAATTAATTATGAACAAGGTATTTATCCAATTACGAGTGTAATTGATGCAAGCAAAGTTAAATTTGTCCCTGCAGAAGTCACTGCAATTGATAAAGACAATCAAACAGTGAATACAACCCAAGGTGAATTCTCATTCGATTATTTAGTGATGGCATTAGGCTTTGAAAGTGAAACATTTGGAATTACGGGTATGGATGAGCATGCAATGTCGATTACAAATGTCGAGTCTGCACGTAAGATTAAGCAACATATCGAAGAGCGTTTCGCGCATTACAGTGAATCAGAAGTAAAAGACCCTAATGATTTGAAAATTATCGTTGGTGGTGCTGGATTTACTGGTGTTGAATTACTTGGAGAACTCGCTGAACGCGTTCCTGAATTATGTTCACAGTACAATGTGAATGCTGAAGATGTAAAATTAATCTGTATCGAAGCGGCGCCTAAGATGTTGCCTATGTTCTCTGAAGAACTTGTCAATTATGCAGTGAATGCACTTGAATCTAAAGGTGTAGAATTCAAGCTTGCAACACCGATTGTTGCAGCGAATGAACAAGGCTTTGTTGTAAAAGAGAATGATGAAGAGAAAACAATCGAAGCGAATACAGCAATTTGGACAGCGGGTGTTCGTGGGAATGCTTTAATGGATACATCATTTGATGGCGTTAAACGTGGACGTATCATTGTTGAAGATGACTTATCAATTGAAGGATATCCAAATATTTTCGTCATTGGAGATTGTTCAGCAGTGATGAATGGTGAAGGTGAGAATGCTCGACCTTATCCTACAACAGCTCAGATTGCAATGCAACAAGGTGATCACTTAGCGAAAAATTTAAAAGCAGTATTAGATGGAGACAAGACGTCTAAGTTTAATTACGATGAAAAAGGGACAGTTTGTTCACTTGGACCAAACGATGCTGTAGGACATGTAATGGGCAAAGATTTACAAGGTAAGAAAGCTTCATTTATGAAAAAAGTTATCGATACAAGAGCAATATACAAAATCGGTGGACCACTGTTAGCATACAAAAAAGGTAAAGTATTATAA
- a CDS encoding Na(+)/H(+) antiporter subunit F1: MFIKIILLTSLIIVCISMIGIIYRLIVGPTVHDRVVGLDALGITLMAIIALISMVLDTKYFLVVILLIGILAFIGTISFAKFLEKGVIIEHERSNSEHRD; this comes from the coding sequence ATGTTTATAAAAATTATTCTATTAACGTCTCTGATCATCGTCTGCATCTCAATGATTGGTATCATTTATCGCTTAATTGTTGGTCCGACAGTGCATGACAGAGTTGTTGGTCTTGATGCATTAGGCATTACATTGATGGCAATCATCGCACTAATATCTATGGTGTTAGATACGAAATACTTTTTAGTCGTCATTTTATTAATCGGTATCTTAGCATTTATCGGAACGATATCCTTTGCGAAGTTTCTAGAGAAAGGTGTGATCATAGAACATGAACGATCTAATTCAGAACATCGCGATTAG
- a CDS encoding YuzB family protein codes for MYILVEMCAANIEKGSRPVFEKLEQDPRVDVIDYGCLSECGLCSNTMYAFVEGEKVAAQNPERLYDKIISKIDSIDQ; via the coding sequence TTGTATATATTAGTCGAAATGTGTGCAGCCAATATCGAGAAAGGTTCACGACCCGTTTTTGAAAAACTTGAACAAGATCCAAGAGTCGACGTCATCGATTATGGATGCTTGAGTGAGTGTGGATTATGTAGCAATACAATGTATGCCTTTGTCGAGGGAGAAAAAGTAGCTGCACAAAATCCAGAACGTCTATACGATAAAATTATTTCAAAGATTGATTCAATAGATCAATAA
- a CDS encoding HesB/IscA family protein: MTEQNAIILTESASFAVKDVLKSQNLEDGYLRVSVTGGGCTGLTYQMSGDEQPSDDDIILEYYGVKVLVKKSDAPVLNGTIIDFKESMMGGGFTIDNPNAIASCGCGTSFRTKNVAGTPEDC; this comes from the coding sequence ATGACTGAACAAAATGCAATTATTTTAACAGAGAGTGCATCATTTGCGGTAAAAGATGTATTAAAGAGTCAAAATCTTGAAGATGGTTATTTAAGAGTATCTGTAACTGGTGGTGGCTGTACAGGACTAACGTATCAAATGAGTGGCGATGAACAGCCATCTGATGATGATATTATATTAGAATATTATGGTGTAAAAGTACTTGTGAAAAAGTCAGATGCACCAGTACTCAACGGCACGATAATCGACTTCAAAGAAAGTATGATGGGTGGAGGATTTACGATCGACAACCCAAATGCAATTGCGTCATGTGGTTGTGGAACATCATTTAGAACGAAAAATGTCGCGGGTACTCCTGAAGATTGTTAA
- a CDS encoding NifU family protein: MTTEQDTMFEQVEQVLEKLRPFLLRDGGDCELVAVDDGIVQLRLLGACGTCPSSTITLKAGIERALLEEVPGVVEVEQVF, encoded by the coding sequence ATGACAACTGAACAAGATACAATGTTTGAACAAGTTGAACAAGTGCTAGAGAAACTTCGCCCCTTCTTACTTCGAGATGGTGGTGACTGTGAGCTAGTTGCTGTCGATGATGGAATTGTCCAATTACGCTTACTTGGAGCTTGTGGTACATGTCCTAGTTCAACAATCACATTAAAAGCTGGTATTGAACGTGCACTATTAGAAGAAGTCCCTGGCGTTGTTGAAGTAGAGCAAGTATTTTAA
- a CDS encoding Na(+)/H(+) antiporter subunit C has protein sequence MEILTIFLSGFLVAAAVYLMLSKSLIRIIIGTGLLSHGVHLMLLTMGGLKHGRVPVLTEGVKDYSDPLPQALILTAIVISFAVTAYFLVIAFRSYKELGTDNLEAMKGVHFDD, from the coding sequence ATGGAGATTTTAACAATTTTTCTCAGTGGATTTTTAGTCGCTGCGGCCGTTTATTTAATGCTCTCTAAAAGTTTAATACGTATCATTATCGGTACAGGATTACTCAGTCATGGTGTTCACTTAATGTTACTGACAATGGGTGGATTAAAGCATGGTCGTGTTCCAGTACTTACTGAAGGGGTTAAAGATTATTCAGATCCATTACCTCAAGCATTGATCTTAACAGCGATTGTAATCAGTTTTGCTGTGACGGCATATTTCTTAGTCATAGCGTTTAGAAGTTACAAGGAGCTCGGAACAGATAATTTAGAAGCGATGAAAGGGGTGCATTTCGATGACTAA
- a CDS encoding Na+/H+ antiporter subunit D, whose amino-acid sequence MTNIAVFPIIIPLIIAIILLIVPNKPMIKRMISSVSSLFLIAITIWLCYTVFHDGTQTMASSGWVGPFGIVVVADMLSALLVLTSSIITFFTIVYSFQSIGKAREEHYYYASIFFMICGVHGAFLTGDIFNMFVFFEVFLLSSYVLLTLGGTKVQLQESIKYILINIISSGFFVMGMGMLYSVVGSLNMADIHMKLSTLDEPLPIISIISVMFLFVFATKAGLFPLYFWLPGTYYAPPIPIIALFGALLTKVGVYAIMRTYSLIFFQDPTFTHNILLFFALVTIIFGSIGAISYKDMKKIIIYNIMIAIGVILVGVSMMNVSGIMGAIYYLIHDMFIKAALFLLVGIIISITGYVNINRFGGLIKYFPVLGWIFFIAALSLIGIPPLSGFYGKFLIAQSTFQNGHYIAGVIVLLSSLFVLSSIIRVFMKTFWGKEVNPLPAGGANHIDKLKFSAYSLVIISVLFGLFANSLYPVIEKAQDSFTNPTSYTEYLGGDSHGNTDSH is encoded by the coding sequence ATGACTAATATTGCAGTATTTCCGATTATCATCCCATTGATCATTGCCATCATCCTACTTATTGTTCCGAATAAACCGATGATTAAGCGTATGATCTCTAGTGTGTCATCGCTCTTCTTAATTGCCATAACGATTTGGCTTTGTTATACCGTTTTTCATGACGGGACTCAAACAATGGCAAGTAGTGGATGGGTTGGCCCATTCGGGATTGTAGTCGTGGCTGATATGTTAAGTGCATTGCTCGTTTTAACAAGTAGTATTATTACGTTCTTTACAATCGTTTACAGCTTTCAATCGATTGGTAAAGCGCGAGAAGAACATTACTATTATGCAAGTATTTTCTTTATGATTTGTGGTGTTCATGGTGCATTTTTAACGGGTGATATATTCAATATGTTCGTCTTTTTCGAAGTATTTTTATTGTCATCATATGTTCTATTAACACTTGGTGGGACAAAAGTTCAACTTCAAGAGAGTATTAAATATATTTTAATTAATATCATTAGCTCAGGATTTTTCGTCATGGGCATGGGTATGCTTTATTCAGTCGTCGGGTCATTGAATATGGCTGATATCCATATGAAGCTGTCAACGCTGGATGAACCACTTCCAATTATTAGTATCATTAGTGTTATGTTTTTGTTTGTATTCGCAACAAAAGCGGGACTATTTCCATTGTACTTCTGGTTACCAGGAACATATTACGCACCACCAATACCAATTATTGCACTATTTGGTGCTTTGTTAACTAAAGTTGGTGTGTATGCGATTATGAGAACATATAGCTTAATATTTTTCCAAGATCCTACATTTACGCATAACATATTATTATTCTTTGCATTAGTGACAATTATATTCGGCTCAATTGGTGCCATTAGTTACAAAGATATGAAGAAAATTATCATTTATAATATTATGATTGCAATTGGTGTTATTTTAGTCGGTGTAAGTATGATGAATGTATCTGGTATTATGGGTGCTATTTATTATTTAATTCATGATATGTTCATTAAAGCAGCGCTATTCTTACTCGTCGGTATTATCATATCCATTACTGGATATGTAAACATTAACCGCTTCGGTGGTTTAATCAAATATTTCCCAGTGCTGGGATGGATTTTCTTTATTGCAGCACTATCTTTGATTGGAATACCTCCTTTGAGTGGATTCTATGGTAAATTTTTAATCGCACAATCAACGTTCCAGAATGGTCATTATATCGCTGGCGTTATAGTTTTGTTATCCAGTTTGTTTGTATTATCTTCAATTATTCGAGTGTTTATGAAAACGTTTTGGGGCAAAGAAGTCAATCCATTGCCTGCAGGAGGCGCCAATCATATTGACAAACTTAAATTTAGCGCATATAGCTTAGTCATCATTTCTGTACTATTTGGATTATTCGCTAATTCACTGTATCCAGTCATTGAAAAAGCACAGGATTCTTTCACAAACCCAACATCATATACTGAATATTTAGGAGGTGACTCACATGGCAATACAGATTCTCATTAA
- a CDS encoding DUF1462 family protein: protein MTHMNVVVYGADVVCASCVNAPSSKETYEWLQSILQRSFPDLDFNYVYKDIQSKDDIITDYDDYIVQQIDEDELFYPTLVINDEVVADGYIQYQQIKHFIQKEIADQS, encoded by the coding sequence GTGACGCATATGAATGTAGTTGTATATGGTGCAGATGTTGTGTGCGCAAGTTGTGTCAATGCACCATCATCTAAAGAAACGTATGAATGGCTACAATCAATATTACAACGAAGCTTTCCTGACTTAGACTTTAATTATGTCTATAAAGATATTCAGTCTAAGGATGATATTATTACAGATTATGATGATTATATCGTTCAACAAATCGATGAGGATGAACTATTTTATCCAACGTTAGTCATCAATGATGAAGTAGTAGCTGATGGTTATATACAGTACCAGCAAATTAAGCATTTCATACAAAAAGAAATAGCGGATCAATCATGA
- a CDS encoding biotin transporter BioY → MKAKDLVFVALFAALISIGAQIRIPIGPVPITMQVPFVLLAGAIAGPKIGALSSVIYLLLGFVGIPVFAGGGGLSTFASPTLGFLISYPLASFVAGLQHSNTQLVIRILYSVLGMIVIYIIGFIGFYLNMNYITGTETSMMKSLQLAVLPFLLKDIIVAVVVGFLASIIRKRIDL, encoded by the coding sequence ATGAAAGCAAAAGATTTAGTATTCGTTGCATTATTTGCAGCATTAATTTCAATTGGAGCACAAATTAGAATCCCAATCGGACCAGTACCGATTACGATGCAAGTTCCATTCGTTTTACTTGCAGGTGCCATTGCTGGGCCAAAGATTGGTGCGTTAAGTTCTGTAATTTATTTATTATTAGGCTTTGTAGGTATCCCTGTCTTTGCAGGAGGGGGAGGACTATCTACATTTGCAAGCCCAACACTTGGATTTTTGATTTCTTATCCACTTGCGAGTTTTGTCGCTGGACTACAACATTCGAATACTCAACTTGTTATTCGAATATTATATAGTGTGCTTGGAATGATCGTAATTTATATCATTGGTTTTATTGGCTTTTATTTAAATATGAATTACATTACAGGGACTGAAACGTCAATGATGAAGTCGCTCCAACTGGCAGTATTACCATTTTTATTAAAAGATATTATCGTTGCAGTAGTTGTAGGGTTTCTTGCATCGATAATCCGAAAACGTATAGATTTATAG
- a CDS encoding YuiB family protein gives MGISLPQLIISVVLFFVLFYGISFLLNMVLKETWIMLLIYPFIVMMIIDKIDTIEYFTNTQSAFKALLDGFINMKLADIIMLSSGLFGVIAAGFTMKYLRKSGYQMF, from the coding sequence ATGGGCATTTCATTACCCCAATTAATTATTAGTGTCGTTTTGTTTTTCGTTTTGTTTTATGGTATTTCATTTTTATTGAATATGGTTTTAAAAGAAACGTGGATTATGTTATTGATTTATCCTTTTATTGTCATGATGATCATCGATAAAATAGATACGATTGAGTATTTCACCAATACACAAAGTGCTTTTAAAGCGTTATTAGATGGCTTTATCAATATGAAACTTGCCGATATTATTATGTTATCAAGTGGTTTGTTCGGTGTAATTGCGGCAGGATTTACGATGAAATATTTACGGAAATCTGGGTATCAAATGTTTTAA
- a CDS encoding phospho-sugar mutase, with product MDDKLTLWLTHMKSSFIDESYYIDQTDEEINNCFTGALDFGTAGIRGEIGIGPNRLNEFTVRRIAHSVARYLNDSNLHKTAVIMYDTRLFSEEFSNTIATVLSSYQIHTFIFDAYHTTPELSYAVRYLNASIGFMITASHNPKEYNGIKVYNRTGGQILDEQAHSIKSIYDQLNEDELFNQSIEANESFIDILTDEVSSSYDHEVVSQYHSMADFNVKTVFTSLHGTALPRVKSILSTLNYDHLFVLEDQSSADGTFPNATSLNPEDPNAFKDAIKYAQQLNAHLVIATDPDSDRLGVVVYHNGTYRHLTGNQLGVILLKHIIDNTSHLEQRTVIKSIVTSDLAKVICKAHDVEIKDVLTGFKYIGECIEEISKDEQQNFIFGYEESHGYLTSSLVRDKDAIQVIPMLIELADTLNQEDKTLIDYLENINNHYCHSSEKLYSLTLQRFEGAEKIQKLMNYYRHQPIEQIAGLEIISKEDFMLQQQFDPNGHELGTLKLPPANVIKFHLRNGWIVIRPSGTEPKVKLYISILEQCDDRLLSSIYEEIFGIIE from the coding sequence ATGGATGATAAATTAACTTTATGGTTAACGCATATGAAGAGCAGTTTCATTGATGAATCATATTACATTGACCAAACCGACGAGGAAATTAACAACTGTTTTACTGGTGCCCTTGACTTTGGAACAGCCGGTATACGAGGCGAGATTGGAATTGGTCCAAATCGATTGAACGAATTTACAGTACGCAGAATTGCTCATAGTGTTGCACGTTATCTCAACGATTCAAACTTACATAAAACAGCTGTCATCATGTATGACACACGACTATTCTCTGAAGAATTCTCAAACACCATCGCGACTGTGCTATCAAGTTATCAAATTCATACATTTATTTTCGATGCATATCACACGACACCAGAGTTATCATATGCTGTTAGATATTTAAATGCATCAATAGGATTTATGATCACTGCAAGTCATAATCCTAAAGAATATAATGGGATCAAGGTGTACAATCGTACAGGTGGACAAATATTAGACGAACAAGCGCACTCTATTAAATCCATATACGATCAGTTAAATGAAGATGAATTATTCAATCAATCCATAGAAGCAAATGAATCATTTATAGACATTTTAACAGATGAAGTCTCATCTTCTTATGATCATGAAGTCGTTAGTCAATACCATTCAATGGCCGATTTCAACGTTAAAACTGTATTTACAAGTTTACACGGGACTGCTTTACCGAGAGTGAAATCTATTTTATCAACACTCAATTATGATCATCTATTTGTGCTTGAAGACCAATCTAGTGCAGATGGAACATTTCCTAATGCGACGAGTTTAAATCCTGAAGATCCTAATGCTTTTAAAGATGCGATAAAATATGCTCAACAACTCAATGCTCACCTTGTCATTGCAACAGACCCTGACAGTGACAGGTTAGGAGTCGTTGTTTATCATAACGGAACATATAGACATTTAACTGGCAATCAATTAGGAGTCATTCTTCTAAAGCATATCATTGACAATACATCACATTTAGAACAAAGAACCGTCATCAAGTCAATTGTGACAAGTGATCTCGCGAAAGTAATATGTAAAGCACATGATGTTGAAATCAAAGATGTTCTTACTGGATTTAAGTATATTGGTGAGTGCATTGAAGAAATATCAAAAGATGAACAACAAAACTTTATTTTTGGATATGAAGAAAGTCATGGCTATCTAACATCTTCTCTTGTAAGGGATAAAGACGCAATACAAGTGATTCCTATGTTGATTGAATTAGCAGATACATTAAATCAAGAAGATAAAACATTAATTGATTATTTAGAAAACATTAATAATCATTATTGTCATTCGAGTGAAAAATTATATTCATTAACACTTCAACGTTTTGAAGGTGCGGAGAAAATCCAAAAGTTAATGAACTATTACCGACATCAACCAATTGAACAAATTGCTGGACTAGAAATTATATCCAAGGAAGACTTCATGTTGCAACAACAATTTGACCCAAATGGTCATGAACTTGGGACGTTAAAATTACCTCCAGCCAATGTCATTAAGTTTCACTTAAGAAATGGTTGGATCGTTATTCGCCCTTCAGGAACCGAACCGAAGGTTAAATTGTATATTTCAATACTTGAGCAATGTGACGATAGATTATTATCCAGTATTTACGAAGAAATTTTTGGAATTATTGAATAG
- a CDS encoding M17 family metallopeptidase, translating to MHILKSQESAVSVVFLPHNINQLKSTESIDQLFDSKYDQYVKSKVIALSEGEVSQVSVSKDDHVERVIAVAIGHVKNFKVSVLQRAIQYLVAFLQKNNITEIEFYIDDHIKSLPQFHKHLAISLLRHSYHFDHYGYKEKPLFQLNVSFQQPLSNDEQSEFSVGLSYGKGIEHARNLANIPPNILTPDYLVQDANHMADDDTTVNIYQGQSLEDLGAGLILAVGQGSIYEPALISIDYNPTGEDEAPIVLVGKGITYDSGGYSIKSKTGMPTMKYDMCGAANVLGMMKAIKQLKPNKRIIAVVAASENMVNAHAMKPDDVFISMQGDSVEVTNTDAEGRLVLADSVFYASQYRPKCILDFATLTGASVMALGNDKAAVMTNSMNKSVQSIIEQAHLYHQTAWQMPITDEDRKKVRDSDVADVVNNTNTPGKALFAAAFIEHFTESYPWMHFDIAGPAVFDKDSHLGPKGPTGFLIEPVLDFILE from the coding sequence ATGCATATATTGAAATCACAAGAAAGTGCGGTAAGTGTTGTGTTTCTTCCACACAATATCAATCAGTTAAAAAGTACAGAGTCAATTGATCAACTGTTCGATTCAAAATATGACCAATATGTTAAGTCTAAGGTCATTGCTTTAAGCGAAGGTGAAGTGAGCCAAGTATCAGTATCGAAGGATGACCATGTAGAACGTGTTATTGCGGTGGCTATTGGACATGTAAAAAACTTTAAAGTATCTGTTTTGCAACGAGCCATTCAATATCTTGTTGCCTTTCTTCAAAAAAATAATATTACAGAAATTGAATTTTATATCGATGATCATATAAAATCATTACCACAATTTCATAAGCATCTTGCGATATCATTGTTGAGACATAGCTATCATTTTGATCACTATGGTTATAAAGAGAAACCATTATTCCAGTTAAATGTTTCCTTTCAACAACCATTATCGAATGATGAGCAAAGTGAGTTCTCAGTAGGTTTAAGTTACGGTAAAGGGATAGAACATGCAAGAAACTTAGCGAATATACCACCGAATATTTTAACCCCTGATTATCTTGTCCAAGATGCAAATCATATGGCTGATGATGATACAACGGTCAACATTTACCAAGGGCAATCATTAGAGGATTTAGGTGCAGGATTAATTTTAGCTGTTGGACAAGGATCAATTTATGAACCAGCTTTAATTAGTATTGACTATAATCCGACAGGGGAAGACGAAGCACCAATTGTACTTGTTGGTAAAGGAATTACATATGATTCAGGTGGATACTCGATTAAATCAAAAACAGGGATGCCAACGATGAAATATGATATGTGTGGTGCAGCGAACGTATTAGGTATGATGAAGGCGATTAAGCAATTGAAACCGAACAAGCGTATCATTGCTGTTGTTGCAGCCAGTGAAAATATGGTTAACGCACATGCCATGAAACCAGATGACGTTTTTATTTCGATGCAAGGGGACAGCGTTGAAGTTACGAATACAGATGCCGAAGGACGACTTGTTTTAGCAGATAGTGTATTTTATGCGAGTCAATATCGACCGAAATGTATACTGGACTTTGCAACGCTTACCGGAGCAAGTGTCATGGCACTTGGCAATGATAAAGCAGCAGTTATGACGAATTCAATGAATAAGTCGGTTCAATCAATTATAGAACAAGCGCATCTTTATCATCAGACGGCTTGGCAAATGCCAATTACAGATGAAGATCGTAAAAAAGTTCGAGATAGTGATGTTGCTGATGTGGTCAATAATACGAACACCCCAGGAAAAGCATTATTTGCAGCAGCATTTATAGAACACTTCACTGAATCTTACCCTTGGATGCATTTTGATATTGCTGGACCAGCAGTGTTTGATAAAGACAGCCATTTAGGACCGAAAGGGCCAACTGGATTTTTAATCGAACCGGTGTTGGATTTTATTTTGGAATAG